Proteins from a genomic interval of Gadus morhua chromosome 19, gadMor3.0, whole genome shotgun sequence:
- the ahcyl2b gene encoding adenosylhomocysteinase like 2b isoform X3, which translates to MLKKKPAGSGQPVVKQIQFADQKQEFNKRPTKIGRRSLSRSISQSSTDSYSSAASYTDSSDDETSPRDKQQKNTKGNGDFCIKNIKQADFGRREIEIAEQEMPALMALRKRAQGEKPLAGAKVVGCTHITAQTAVLMETLAALGAQCRWAACNIYSTQNEVAAALAEGGFSVFAWKGESEDDFWWCIDRCVNLEGWQPNMILDDGGDLTHWIYKKYPNMFKKIKGIVEESVTGVHRLYQLSKAGKLCVPAMNVNDSVTKQKFDNLYCCRESILDGLKRTTDVMFGGKQVIVCGYGEVGKGCCAALKAMGSIVYVTEIDPICALQACMDGFRLVKLNEVIRQVDIVITCTGNKNVVVREYLDRMKNGCIVCNMGHSNTEIDVASLRTPELTWERVRSQVDHVIWPDGKRIVLLAEGRLLNLSCSTVPTFVLSITATTQALALIELYNAPEGRYKQDVYLLPKKMDEYVASLHLPTFDAHLTELSDEQAKYLGLNKNGPFKPNYYRY; encoded by the exons ATCCAGTTTGCAGACCAGAAGCAGGAATTCAACAAGCGGCCCACGAAGATCGGACGCCGTTCGCTGTCTCGCTCCATCTCCCAGTCCTCCACAGACAGCTACAGCTCAG cGGCGTCGTACACGGACAGCTCGGACGATGAGACCTCCCCGCGGGACAAGCAACAGAAGAACACCAAGGGCAACGGCGACTTCTGCATCAAGAACATCAAGCAGGCCGACTTCGGGCGCCGGGAGATCGAGATCGCAGAACAAG agaTGCCGGCCCTGATGGCGCTGAGGAAGCGAGCCCAGGGGGAGAAGCCTCTGGCCGGGGCCAAGGTGGTGGGCTGCACCCACATCACCGCACAGACCGCC gtcctgATGGAGACCCTGGCGGCTCTGGGGGCTCAGTGCCGGTGGGCCGCCTGCAACATCTACTCCACCCAGAACGAGGTGGCGGCGGCGCTGGCCGAGGGCG GGTTCAGTGTGTTTGCCTGGAAGGGCGAGTCGGAGGATGATTTCTGGTGGTGCATCGATCGCTGTGTCAACCTGGAGGGGTGGCAGCCAAACATG ATCCTGGACGACGGAGGGGACCTGACCCACTGGATCTACAAGAAGTACCCCAACATGTTCAAGAAGATCAAGGGCATCGTAGAGGAGAGTGTGACCGGGGTTCACAG GTTGTACCAGCTTTCTAAGGCGGGGAAGCTGTGTGTTCCAGCCATGAATGTCAACGACTCGGTCACCAAGCAGAAGTTTGACAACCTCTACTGCTGCAGAGAGTCCATCCTGGATGG GCTGAAGAGGACCACTGACGTGATGTTCGGTGGCAAACAGGTGATTGTGTGTGGCTACGGAGAG GTGGGGAAGGGATGCTGTGCCGCCCTGAAGGCCATGGGCTCCATCGTGTACGTGACGGAGATCGACCCCATCTGCGCCCTACAGGCCTG taTGGACGGGTTCAGGCTGGTGAAGCTGAACGAGGTCATCCGACAGGTGGACATCGTCATCACCTGCACAG GGAACAAGAACGTGGTGGTCAGGGAGTATCTGGACCGCATGAAGAACGGCTGCATCGTCTGCAACATGGGCCACTCCAACACCGAGATCGATGTG GCGAGCCTGCGGACACCAGAGCTCACCTGGGAGCGAGTGCGTTCCCAGGTGGACCACGTCATCTGGCCCGACGGCAAGAGGATAGTCCTCCTGGCAGAG GGCCGCCTGCTGAACCTCAGCTGTTCCACCGTCCCCACCTTTGTGCtctccatcaccgccaccacccag gcccTGGCTCTGATAGAGCTGTACAACGCTCCTGAGGGTCGCTACAAACAGGATGTGTACCTGCTCCCCAAGAAGATGG atGAGTACGTGGCCAGCCTTCACCTCCCCACCTTTGACGCCCATCTGACGGAGCTGAGTGACGAGCAGGCGAAGTACCTGGGCCTGAACAAGAACGGCCCCTTCAAACCAAACTACTACAG GTATTAG